The following proteins are co-located in the Robbsia betulipollinis genome:
- a CDS encoding YihY/virulence factor BrkB family protein: MTTVDTHAITEELKREGSLAVTAIKRFSSDQCTTLAASIAFYSAFSLAPMLLMVIAVAGWFFGAEAAQGQLFSRVHDFLGNDAAAAIQAIVQNAHRQSGGGLAAVTSLALLFIGASATFSSLNTALDVVFPALPKEKRSGIALMVRVRLVSFGLVLGVAFLLVVSLVLDTVVTFIGKMVWGDSPFVIVGDIVQLVVSLSILSLAFTALMKLLPDASIRWRDALVGGIVSSVLFTIGKKLFALYLAHAGTASAFGAAGSLAVLLMWLYFSSAVLLLGAEFAAVKGGFGVRKDATAAAVAAAGGAPAPGNGGKQNAPETAAAAETPRPAGGLAAMVPSLLRQSTASRLDDTSGRRADVHADRTGRARARPRVAGPAREPASGMDLLDALISRTKHPVALRMAVRSAPLLLRGVSLLMPKKKPRAPARTASLFARLMPFAKSEAGLKGAKGAKGMKAIRAAAQEAAALGAAREADRLAKAKAKARGRHPLTAALFAAGAGLIVASIANRDAKSDAGPLGKR, encoded by the coding sequence ATGACCACTGTCGATACTCATGCGATCACCGAGGAGCTGAAGCGCGAAGGCTCTCTCGCGGTGACGGCCATCAAGCGTTTCAGCAGCGACCAGTGCACCACGCTGGCAGCGAGCATTGCCTTTTATTCGGCGTTTTCGCTGGCGCCCATGCTGTTGATGGTGATCGCCGTCGCGGGCTGGTTCTTCGGTGCAGAGGCGGCGCAGGGCCAGTTGTTCTCCCGCGTGCATGATTTTCTCGGCAACGATGCCGCCGCGGCGATCCAGGCGATCGTGCAGAACGCGCATCGACAAAGCGGTGGCGGCCTGGCGGCGGTCACCTCGCTGGCGCTGTTGTTCATCGGCGCGTCCGCTACCTTCTCCTCGCTGAACACGGCGCTCGATGTGGTCTTTCCGGCCCTGCCGAAGGAAAAACGTTCCGGCATCGCGCTGATGGTGCGCGTACGGTTGGTGTCGTTCGGCCTGGTGCTGGGCGTCGCCTTCCTGCTGGTGGTTTCACTCGTGCTGGACACGGTGGTCACGTTCATCGGCAAGATGGTGTGGGGCGACTCGCCCTTCGTCATCGTCGGCGATATCGTGCAGCTGGTCGTCAGCCTGAGCATCCTGTCGCTGGCCTTCACCGCCTTGATGAAGCTGTTGCCCGATGCGAGCATCCGCTGGCGCGACGCGCTGGTGGGCGGGATCGTGTCGTCGGTGCTTTTCACGATCGGCAAGAAGCTGTTCGCGCTTTACCTGGCGCATGCCGGCACCGCGAGCGCTTTCGGCGCGGCGGGCTCCCTGGCCGTGCTGCTGATGTGGCTGTATTTTTCTTCCGCAGTGCTGCTGCTGGGTGCCGAGTTCGCCGCGGTGAAAGGCGGGTTCGGCGTGCGCAAGGATGCGACCGCGGCGGCGGTGGCCGCGGCGGGCGGCGCGCCCGCGCCCGGTAATGGCGGCAAGCAGAACGCTCCGGAAACCGCCGCTGCCGCGGAGACGCCGCGTCCCGCCGGCGGTCTGGCCGCGATGGTGCCTTCGCTGCTGCGCCAGAGTACCGCATCGCGTCTCGACGATACATCGGGTCGCCGGGCGGACGTGCATGCGGACCGTACCGGCCGGGCCCGCGCCCGTCCCCGCGTCGCCGGTCCGGCACGCGAGCCGGCATCCGGCATGGATTTGCTGGACGCGCTCATCAGCCGCACCAAGCACCCGGTGGCGTTGCGCATGGCGGTGCGCTCCGCGCCGTTGCTGCTGCGGGGCGTCTCGTTGTTGATGCCGAAGAAAAAGCCGCGCGCGCCGGCGCGCACGGCGTCCCTATTTGCCCGACTCATGCCGTTCGCGAAGTCCGAGGCAGGTTTGAAAGGCGCAAAAGGGGCAAAAGGCATGAAGGCGATCCGCGCCGCGGCGCAGGAAGCCGCGGCGCTGGGAGCGGCGCGTGAAGCCGATCGGCTCGCCAAAGCGAAGGCCAAGGCGCGCGGCCGCCATCCGTTGACGGCGGCCCTGTTCGCGGCCGGCGCCGGGCTGATCGTCGCATCGATCGCCAATCGCGACGCGAAATCGGATGCCGGCCCGCTCGGCAAACGCTGA
- a CDS encoding ABC transporter substrate-binding protein, translated as MKKMTAVCLLAATAWLACAPMGPISAAQAKDAATLRFGTDASYPPFESKAPDGSLMGFDIDIGNELCRRLNVKCVWTENAFDGMIPALKARKFDAVLSTFAMTPKRAEQIAFTHKVFHVPTRMVAKKGSGLLPSAASLTGKTVGVEQGTIQETYAKVHWGAQGVRVLSYQNQDQVYADLVAGRLDASLQNAVQAERGFLRTPQGKPYELAGPALVDKAIFGNGTGIGLRKEDTELKTKLDAALDAMRQDGTYQKLAAKYFDFDVYGD; from the coding sequence TTGAAAAAAATGACCGCTGTTTGCCTGCTTGCCGCCACGGCGTGGCTGGCCTGTGCGCCCATGGGGCCGATCTCCGCCGCCCAGGCCAAGGATGCGGCCACGCTGCGCTTCGGCACCGATGCCAGCTATCCACCATTCGAGTCGAAGGCGCCCGACGGTAGCCTGATGGGCTTCGATATCGATATCGGCAACGAACTTTGCCGCCGTTTGAACGTCAAGTGCGTGTGGACCGAAAACGCCTTCGACGGCATGATTCCGGCGTTGAAGGCGCGTAAATTCGATGCGGTGCTCTCCACCTTCGCCATGACGCCGAAGCGCGCCGAGCAGATCGCATTCACGCACAAGGTCTTCCACGTGCCCACCCGCATGGTCGCGAAAAAAGGCTCGGGGCTGCTGCCGAGCGCCGCGTCCCTGACGGGCAAGACGGTGGGGGTGGAGCAGGGTACGATTCAGGAAACCTATGCGAAGGTGCACTGGGGTGCGCAAGGCGTGCGCGTGCTGTCCTACCAGAACCAGGACCAGGTATACGCCGATCTGGTTGCGGGCCGGCTGGATGCATCGCTGCAGAATGCCGTACAGGCGGAACGGGGGTTCCTGCGCACGCCCCAGGGCAAACCCTATGAGCTGGCCGGACCGGCCTTGGTCGACAAGGCGATCTTCGGCAACGGTACCGGGATCGGCCTGCGCAAGGAAGACACCGAACTGAAGACGAAGCTCGATGCGGCCCTCGATGCAATGCGCCAGGACGGGACTTACCAGAAGCTGGCGGCGAAGTATTTCGACTTCGACGTCTACGGCGACTGA
- the minC gene encoding septum site-determining protein MinC, protein MSLKKTPFFELRSGTVDLLHFVVKTPDLDELRAELGRRFESTPAFFAGESVAIDVRRLAATPALRIDRVEALLAEFRMRAAGVVVQPEQRGWAEAQGAPILESREKRERAETADAGDDASPPATDAPVAASATANVEEGLPTAVSTGFVPTLVVDRPLRSGQRIYAEGDLVVLGLVSYGAEVIAEGNIHVYAPLRGRALAGVHGNLGARIFCTCLEPELVSIAGIYRTTEHPLAADVVGKSVQIRLENEKLIFEPLRLT, encoded by the coding sequence ATGTCGCTCAAGAAAACGCCGTTCTTCGAACTGAGAAGCGGAACCGTCGATCTACTCCATTTCGTCGTCAAGACGCCGGACCTGGACGAGCTGCGCGCCGAATTGGGCCGCCGTTTCGAGTCCACGCCGGCTTTTTTCGCTGGCGAATCCGTGGCGATCGACGTGCGCCGCCTCGCGGCGACGCCAGCCCTGCGAATCGACCGGGTCGAGGCGCTGCTCGCGGAATTCCGGATGCGGGCGGCCGGGGTCGTCGTGCAGCCCGAACAGCGTGGCTGGGCGGAGGCGCAGGGCGCGCCGATCCTGGAGTCGCGCGAGAAGCGCGAGCGCGCCGAAACAGCCGATGCCGGCGACGATGCCAGCCCGCCAGCGACGGACGCGCCGGTGGCGGCCTCCGCGACGGCGAACGTCGAGGAAGGGCTGCCGACGGCGGTCTCGACGGGTTTCGTGCCGACGCTGGTCGTCGACCGGCCGCTGCGTTCGGGTCAGCGGATCTATGCCGAGGGCGATCTGGTCGTACTCGGGCTGGTGAGCTATGGCGCGGAAGTGATCGCCGAGGGCAATATCCATGTCTACGCGCCGCTGCGCGGCCGCGCGCTTGCCGGCGTGCACGGCAACCTGGGCGCGCGCATCTTCTGCACCTGTCTCGAACCCGAACTGGTGTCCATCGCGGGCATCTACCGCACGACCGAGCATCCGCTGGCCGCGGACGTGGTGGGAAAATCGGTGCAGATCCGTCTGGAAAACGAAAAGTTGATATTCGAGCCGCTCCGGCTCACATAG
- the minD gene encoding septum site-determining protein MinD yields the protein MAKIIVVTSGKGGVGKTTTSASFASGLALRGHKTAVIDFDVGLRNLDLIMGCERRVVYDLINVIQDEANLNQALIKDKKCENLFILPASQTRDKDALTLEGVEKVIKDLIDLKFEYIVCDSPAGIESGALMAMYFADEALVVTNPEVSSVRDSDRILGILSSKTRRAIEGKAPVKEHLLITRYNPKRVNDGEMLSLSDIQEILRIPLIGVIPESESVLQASNQGLPAVHIDGSDVSEAYKDVVGRFLGEEKGLRFTDYTKPGLLQRLFGNK from the coding sequence ATGGCAAAAATCATTGTGGTGACTTCCGGCAAGGGCGGCGTGGGCAAGACCACGACCAGCGCGAGCTTCGCATCGGGCCTCGCGCTGCGCGGCCACAAGACGGCGGTCATCGATTTCGACGTGGGTCTGCGCAATCTCGATCTGATCATGGGCTGCGAGCGGCGCGTGGTCTACGACCTGATCAACGTGATCCAGGACGAAGCGAACCTGAATCAGGCGCTGATCAAGGACAAGAAGTGCGAGAACCTGTTCATCCTGCCCGCGTCGCAGACGCGCGACAAGGATGCGCTGACGCTCGAAGGCGTCGAGAAGGTCATAAAGGATCTGATCGACCTGAAATTCGAATACATCGTCTGCGATTCGCCGGCGGGGATCGAATCGGGCGCGCTGATGGCGATGTATTTCGCCGACGAGGCGCTGGTGGTGACGAATCCGGAGGTCTCGTCGGTGCGGGACTCGGACCGCATCCTGGGCATCCTGTCGTCGAAGACGCGGCGCGCGATCGAAGGCAAGGCGCCGGTCAAGGAGCACCTGCTGATCACCCGGTACAACCCGAAGCGCGTCAACGACGGCGAGATGCTGTCCCTGAGCGACATCCAGGAGATCCTGCGCATTCCGCTGATCGGGGTGATTCCGGAGTCGGAATCGGTGCTGCAGGCATCGAACCAGGGCCTGCCGGCCGTGCACATCGACGGCAGCGACGTCTCCGAGGCGTACAAGGACGTGGTGGGCCGCTTCCTCGGCGAAGAGAAGGGGTTGCGCTTTACCGACTACACCAAGCCGGGCTTGCTGCAACGCCTTTTCGGCAACAAGTAA
- the minE gene encoding cell division topological specificity factor MinE, whose amino-acid sequence MSLLSFLLGEKKKTAAVAKERLQLIIAHERASDRPPADYLPALQRELVEVIRKYVKIGNDDIKVSVEQQGNLEVLEVKIEIPQV is encoded by the coding sequence ATGTCGCTACTTTCTTTTTTGCTGGGCGAAAAAAAGAAAACCGCCGCGGTCGCGAAGGAGCGGCTGCAGCTGATCATCGCGCATGAACGGGCGAGCGATCGGCCGCCCGCTGACTATCTTCCGGCGCTGCAAAGGGAGCTGGTCGAGGTGATCCGCAAGTATGTGAAGATCGGCAACGACGACATCAAGGTCAGCGTCGAGCAGCAGGGCAATCTCGAAGTCCTCGAGGTGAAGATCGAGATTCCCCAGGTCTGA
- a CDS encoding chloride channel protein: MPSPPLRLTKRTWRRAHHLWHEYGIIWLGAIVVGLIAVFYARLIDYGFSLFSAIQSQYFWAPLLISPAVGALSVWLTRRFFAGAEGSGIPQVIAMLHTDAALGRTLLTLRIVAGKIAISFLAILGGFTIGREGPTVQVGAALMYQLRRFYAPAGAALERQLALAGAAAGLSAAFNTPLAGIVFAIEELTRSFEQRASGVVITAIIFAGIVALGVNGNYTYFGTIEVRRDFPGILLVAVIVTAVVTGIAGGGFCWLIIHSARWLPAPVRALRAEHPVLFAAGCGLVIAIIGLAAGGYTFGSGYAEARGVLDGRQSMSLAYPFLKMASMVGSYLPGIPGGIFAPSLAIGAGFGNLLHEVFGSLSVPMLIALGMVGYLAAVTQAPITAFVIVMEMINGHALVISLMATSLIAARVSRLFAPPFYETLANRYARAPASGGAAAAPAGTDIDTARRAHHEKG, encoded by the coding sequence ATGCCTTCGCCTCCCCTTCGCCTTACCAAGCGCACCTGGCGGCGCGCCCATCACCTGTGGCACGAATACGGCATCATCTGGCTCGGCGCGATCGTCGTCGGGCTGATCGCGGTCTTCTACGCACGCCTGATCGACTACGGCTTCTCGCTGTTCAGCGCCATCCAATCGCAATACTTCTGGGCGCCCCTGCTGATTTCCCCGGCGGTCGGCGCGCTGTCGGTGTGGCTCACGCGCCGTTTTTTCGCGGGCGCGGAAGGCAGCGGCATCCCGCAGGTCATCGCAATGCTGCATACCGACGCCGCGCTCGGCAGGACCTTGCTGACGCTGCGCATCGTCGCCGGCAAGATCGCCATCTCGTTCCTGGCGATCCTCGGCGGCTTCACGATCGGCCGGGAAGGGCCGACGGTGCAGGTCGGCGCGGCGCTGATGTACCAGCTGCGCCGCTTCTACGCGCCGGCCGGCGCCGCGCTCGAACGCCAGCTCGCGCTGGCGGGCGCGGCCGCCGGCCTGTCGGCGGCGTTCAACACGCCGCTGGCGGGCATCGTCTTCGCCATCGAGGAACTGACGCGCAGCTTCGAGCAGCGCGCCAGCGGCGTCGTGATCACGGCGATCATCTTCGCCGGCATCGTCGCGCTGGGCGTGAACGGCAACTATACGTATTTCGGCACCATCGAAGTCCGGCGCGATTTTCCCGGCATCCTGCTGGTTGCGGTGATCGTCACCGCCGTGGTGACCGGCATCGCCGGCGGCGGCTTTTGCTGGCTGATCATCCATAGCGCACGCTGGCTGCCCGCGCCGGTACGCGCGCTGCGCGCCGAGCACCCGGTCCTGTTCGCCGCCGGCTGCGGGCTGGTGATCGCAATCATCGGACTGGCCGCCGGCGGCTACACCTTCGGCAGTGGCTACGCCGAAGCACGCGGAGTGCTGGACGGCCGCCAGAGCATGTCGCTCGCCTACCCTTTCCTGAAGATGGCCTCGATGGTCGGGTCCTATCTGCCGGGCATTCCGGGCGGGATCTTCGCCCCGTCGCTGGCCATCGGCGCGGGATTCGGCAACCTGCTGCACGAGGTATTCGGCAGTTTGTCGGTGCCCATGCTGATCGCGCTGGGCATGGTCGGCTATCTGGCCGCCGTGACCCAGGCGCCCATCACCGCGTTCGTCATCGTCATGGAGATGATCAACGGCCATGCGCTGGTGATCTCCCTGATGGCAACCTCGCTGATCGCCGCGCGCGTCTCGCGCCTGTTCGCCCCGCCGTTCTACGAAACGCTGGCGAACCGCTATGCGCGCGCGCCCGCGAGCGGTGGCGCCGCCGCAGCGCCCGCGGGAACGGACATCGACACCGCCAGGCGGGCGCACCACGAAAAAGGCTGA
- a CDS encoding PglL family O-oligosaccharyltransferase, with protein sequence MPTLSPRNTSIFLFALLVLAWTVPYAVVAHTYPVPTFYAEYVAYGLFVLIGATVGVLAAGSPILRRAASPRVAVVPLAFAAVLVVQTLLLPTQQPSMNLLGAGSLLIAALAVHAGYWTGRLQLGEDALRWIAWGLIAGGLFALFCQVVQLCHAEARFAPFVVSYGVLADRRPFGNMAQANHLATYIAFAFAAAVYLVQSRRLPLAVWIVLAALYSIGLALTVSRTPWLQTAVIFVVGLAMAWSDARTAILVRGWQKSRRWLVPVLTVLIFCAMNLLVRRLNGNFGLHLAESAADRFKDAGQISPRLALWEYGWTMFKTHPWLGVGWGEFPRFQYQLVQQLGRVEIANNSHDIVVDVLAKTGLIGAGIVALGLGFWLWRVLRAPLSTVRLFALCLLAILAVHALVEYPQQYLFFLLPAAFLIGLLETESMVRLPTRATAVGYAGVTLAGILMAYPVLADYHRAEKLYYGNRPEQEYRAAPATIFGAWGEFGLSTLLQLDSNGLANKLAMHRKAIALLPGEVVLRRYAVLRALDGDLPGALDQVARLKIFAEALHDWPAQLGLLYKLCETRPALDDFKTQLKARYGMPAPAVAADPDDDDDDGDN encoded by the coding sequence ATGCCGACCCTGTCCCCCCGCAACACGTCGATCTTCCTGTTTGCATTGCTTGTGCTGGCCTGGACGGTGCCCTACGCGGTGGTCGCGCACACCTATCCGGTTCCTACCTTCTACGCCGAGTACGTCGCCTACGGGCTGTTCGTGCTGATCGGCGCAACGGTCGGCGTGCTGGCCGCCGGCTCGCCGATCCTGCGCCGCGCCGCGTCCCCGCGCGTGGCCGTCGTGCCGCTCGCGTTCGCGGCGGTGCTGGTCGTCCAGACGCTGCTCCTGCCCACCCAGCAACCGTCGATGAATCTGCTGGGTGCCGGTTCGCTGCTGATCGCCGCGCTCGCCGTGCACGCGGGCTACTGGACCGGCCGCCTGCAGCTCGGCGAGGACGCGCTGCGCTGGATCGCGTGGGGTTTGATCGCGGGCGGGCTCTTCGCGCTGTTCTGTCAGGTGGTGCAGCTCTGCCACGCCGAAGCGCGTTTCGCGCCGTTCGTCGTGTCGTACGGCGTGCTCGCCGACCGCCGGCCGTTCGGCAACATGGCGCAGGCCAATCATCTGGCCACCTACATCGCCTTCGCCTTCGCCGCCGCGGTCTATCTGGTGCAGTCGCGCCGCTTGCCGCTGGCCGTCTGGATCGTGCTGGCCGCGCTCTACTCGATCGGCCTCGCGCTGACGGTCTCGCGCACGCCCTGGCTGCAGACCGCCGTGATCTTCGTCGTCGGCCTGGCGATGGCCTGGTCCGACGCCCGCACGGCGATACTCGTGCGCGGCTGGCAGAAAAGCCGGCGCTGGCTGGTGCCGGTGCTGACGGTGCTGATCTTCTGCGCGATGAACCTGCTGGTACGCCGCCTGAACGGGAACTTCGGTCTGCATCTCGCCGAATCGGCCGCCGACCGCTTCAAGGATGCCGGTCAGATCTCGCCGCGCCTGGCGTTGTGGGAGTACGGCTGGACCATGTTCAAGACCCATCCCTGGCTGGGCGTGGGCTGGGGCGAATTCCCGCGTTTTCAGTACCAGCTGGTGCAGCAGCTCGGCCGGGTGGAAATCGCGAACAATTCGCACGACATCGTCGTGGACGTGCTGGCCAAGACCGGACTGATCGGCGCGGGAATCGTCGCGCTCGGCCTGGGTTTCTGGCTGTGGCGGGTCCTGCGCGCCCCGCTCAGCACCGTGCGCCTGTTCGCGCTTTGCCTGCTGGCCATCCTCGCCGTCCACGCGCTCGTCGAGTACCCGCAGCAATACCTGTTCTTCCTGCTCCCCGCGGCCTTCCTGATCGGGCTGCTGGAAACCGAATCGATGGTCCGGCTGCCCACCCGCGCCACGGCGGTCGGTTATGCCGGCGTGACGCTCGCCGGCATCCTGATGGCCTACCCGGTGCTCGCCGACTATCACCGCGCCGAGAAATTGTATTACGGCAACCGGCCGGAACAGGAGTACCGCGCGGCGCCCGCGACGATCTTCGGCGCCTGGGGCGAGTTCGGCCTGTCGACGCTGCTCCAGCTCGACAGCAACGGTCTCGCCAACAAACTGGCGATGCACCGCAAGGCGATCGCATTGTTGCCGGGCGAGGTGGTGCTGCGCCGTTACGCGGTATTGCGCGCGCTCGACGGCGACCTTCCCGGCGCGCTGGATCAGGTCGCACGCCTGAAAATCTTCGCCGAGGCCCTGCACGACTGGCCGGCGCAACTCGGCCTGCTCTACAAGCTGTGCGAGACACGGCCCGCGCTGGACGATTTCAAAACGCAGCTCAAAGCGCGATACGGCATGCCCGCGCCGGCGGTTGCCGCCGATCCCGACGACGACGATGACGATGGCGACAACTGA
- a CDS encoding OpgC domain-containing protein produces the protein MTSSTQRSIEIDFFRGLALVVIMLDHIPNSLLSHITLHHYAFCDAAEVFVFVGGYSTAAAYGAICARQGEAAAAARFLRRGGEIYRAFLLSAALMIGLGLALHGLGVDTPDVDATEAATFLRRPFGMLADIVSLRRQPFLSSVLPMYAMFALAAPLLIGCARRTPWFAVVASLCVWYAAPALAQGLPSAYPEGWAFNPFAWQLLFVLGAVARIRPLDPAYLRSPDALTPTRIACGVALACAFWCVFLTVGPAPGYEKQNLGVLRLLNFGVLAWLAAWVGARGAILPLARALPALVRIGRRSLPCFVGGAGISLTLDALLRPMFLTGLPLPHAFEPLPSWLIGGIDDFCAIVLLIGVERLASADLFRHPPRRQPFTR, from the coding sequence ATGACGTCCTCGACCCAACGGTCCATCGAAATCGACTTCTTCCGTGGGCTGGCGCTCGTGGTGATCATGCTCGATCACATCCCGAACAGCCTGCTTTCGCACATCACCCTGCACCACTACGCGTTCTGCGATGCCGCCGAGGTCTTCGTGTTCGTGGGCGGCTATTCGACCGCCGCGGCGTACGGCGCGATCTGCGCCCGGCAGGGAGAGGCCGCCGCCGCCGCGCGCTTCCTGCGGCGCGGCGGCGAGATCTACCGCGCCTTCCTGCTGAGCGCCGCGTTGATGATCGGACTGGGGCTGGCGCTGCACGGTCTGGGCGTCGACACGCCGGACGTCGACGCAACCGAGGCCGCGACCTTCCTGCGGCGCCCTTTCGGCATGCTCGCCGACATCGTCAGCCTGCGGCGCCAGCCGTTCCTGTCGTCCGTCCTGCCCATGTATGCGATGTTCGCGCTGGCGGCGCCGCTGCTGATCGGCTGCGCGCGCCGCACGCCGTGGTTCGCCGTGGTCGCGAGCCTGTGCGTCTGGTACGCGGCCCCGGCGCTGGCGCAGGGCCTGCCCAGCGCCTACCCCGAGGGGTGGGCCTTCAATCCCTTCGCGTGGCAGTTGCTGTTCGTGCTCGGCGCGGTGGCGCGAATACGGCCGCTCGACCCGGCCTACCTGCGCAGCCCGGACGCGTTGACGCCCACGCGCATCGCCTGCGGGGTGGCGCTCGCCTGCGCGTTCTGGTGCGTTTTCCTCACCGTCGGCCCCGCGCCAGGCTACGAAAAACAGAATCTCGGCGTGCTGCGCCTGCTCAATTTCGGCGTGCTTGCCTGGCTCGCCGCCTGGGTCGGCGCGCGCGGGGCGATCCTGCCGCTCGCGCGCGCCCTGCCGGCGCTGGTACGCATCGGGCGCCGGAGCCTGCCCTGCTTCGTCGGCGGCGCCGGCATTTCACTGACGCTCGACGCCCTGCTGCGCCCGATGTTCCTCACCGGGCTGCCGCTGCCGCACGCGTTCGAACCGTTGCCGTCCTGGCTGATCGGCGGCATCGACGATTTCTGCGCGATCGTCTTGCTGATCGGCGTCGAGCGTCTGGCGTCGGCCGATCTTTTCCGGCATCCGCCGCGGCGGCAACCCTTCACGCGATAA
- the moaC gene encoding cyclic pyranopterin monophosphate synthase MoaC, with protein MRDASADQPTPSPLTHFDAAGQAHMVDVGDKAVTRRLAIARGTIRMRAETLALIMGGNAKKGDVLGIARIAAIQAAKKTADLIPLCHPLALTRVAADFDTDPSLPGVHCTVRAETTGQTGVEMEALTAVQIGLLTIYDMCKAADRGMTITDVRLLEKQGGKSGQWSAAAP; from the coding sequence ATGCGCGATGCTTCCGCCGACCAGCCCACGCCCTCTCCCCTGACGCATTTCGACGCCGCCGGTCAGGCGCATATGGTCGACGTGGGCGACAAGGCGGTGACGCGCCGCCTGGCCATCGCGCGCGGCACGATCCGCATGCGCGCCGAGACCCTCGCGCTGATCATGGGCGGCAATGCCAAAAAGGGCGACGTGCTCGGCATCGCGCGGATCGCGGCCATCCAGGCAGCGAAGAAGACCGCCGACCTGATCCCCCTGTGTCACCCGCTGGCCCTGACGCGCGTCGCCGCGGACTTCGACACCGACCCGTCGCTGCCGGGCGTACACTGCACCGTGCGCGCCGAGACCACCGGGCAGACCGGCGTCGAAATGGAGGCGTTGACCGCCGTGCAGATCGGCTTGCTGACCATTTACGACATGTGCAAGGCGGCGGACCGCGGCATGACCATCACCGACGTGCGCCTGCTGGAAAAACAGGGCGGCAAGTCCGGGCAGTGGTCGGCCGCCGCGCCGTGA
- a CDS encoding DUF2946 family protein: MDQIVRDALAKWPNVPACTGWLLLDRRGQWRMRDDACQAAGGIGDVIRHDALKRFIARNYEADASGRWFFQNGPQRVFVDLAYTPHVVRLHRGGAAHEGDTPRLVDECGNPFAPAAGWFDDQGNVLFSGTGTNGAATPPTIALLHDHDLALFAECLDADLPPDATAHATPDAAVSVSPDGATMPRAVAWGGGRSLPFAPIPAAEIAKRFGFVQRPDL, encoded by the coding sequence ATGGACCAGATCGTTCGCGACGCGCTTGCCAAGTGGCCGAACGTACCGGCCTGCACCGGCTGGCTGCTGCTCGACCGGCGTGGCCAGTGGCGGATGCGCGACGACGCCTGCCAGGCCGCCGGCGGCATCGGCGACGTCATCCGGCACGACGCGCTCAAGCGCTTCATCGCGCGCAATTACGAAGCCGATGCGTCCGGCCGGTGGTTCTTCCAGAACGGTCCGCAACGCGTCTTCGTCGATCTGGCCTATACGCCGCATGTCGTGCGGCTGCACCGCGGCGGCGCGGCGCACGAGGGCGACACGCCGCGGCTGGTCGATGAATGCGGCAACCCGTTCGCGCCCGCCGCCGGCTGGTTCGACGACCAGGGCAATGTGCTGTTTTCCGGCACCGGCACAAACGGTGCCGCCACGCCGCCGACCATCGCGCTGTTGCACGATCACGACCTGGCGCTGTTTGCCGAATGCCTCGATGCGGACCTCCCGCCCGACGCCACGGCGCACGCCACGCCGGACGCCGCCGTGTCCGTCTCGCCGGATGGCGCCACCATGCCACGCGCGGTGGCCTGGGGCGGTGGCCGGTCGCTGCCGTTCGCGCCGATCCCTGCGGCCGAGATCGCGAAACGCTTCGGCTTCGTTCAGCGCCCGGACCTCTGA